The Doryrhamphus excisus isolate RoL2022-K1 chromosome 1, RoL_Dexc_1.0, whole genome shotgun sequence genome includes a window with the following:
- the LOC131125828 gene encoding echinoderm microtubule-associated protein-like 6 isoform X6, with amino-acid sequence MADKTAPRCQLRLEWVHGYRGHQCRNNLFYTAGKELVYFVAGVGVVYNAREHAQKFYLGHNDDIISLALHPDKVQVATGQVGKEPYICVWDTYAMQTVSILRDVHTHGVACLAFDADGQRLASVGLDAKNTLCVWDWKRGRVLATATGHSDRIFDVAWDLFVSSRLVSCGVKHIKFWTLCGNALTPKRGIFGKTGDLQTILCVATAKEQTTYSGALNGDVYVWRGISLVRTIQAAHGAGIFSMHACEEGFATGGRDGCVRLWDVDFKPITKIDLREAEQGYKGLSIRSVCWKADRILAGTQDSEIFEVMVRERDKPVLLMQGHSEGELWALDLHPKQPVAVTGSDDRSVRLWSLPDRTLLARCNMEESVRSISFNNDGSQLALGMKDGSFTVLRVRDMTEVVHIKDRKEVIHELKFSPDGSFLAVGSNDGVVDIYAVAQRFKKVGECGHSTSFITHLDWSVDSRFLQTNDGAGERLFYRMPGKMLSKEEAKGIHWMTWTGVLGPEVNSIWPKYSNLTNVNSVDANYSSAVLVTGDDLGLVKLFRFPCLKKGAKFKKYIGHSAHVTNVRWSNDLQWVISTGGADHAVFQWRFLPEGVMNGVLEPLLQEGYADSNSGDSDSDVSDVPEIDSDIEQESQHNYERQVYKDDLPQLRRKLIGSLKRQKAPEEGLRLQFVHGYRGFDCRNNLFYSQTGEVVYHVAAVAVVYNRLQHSQRFYQGHDDDILSLTVHPLKDYAATAQVGRDPAIHVWDIPTLKCLSLLKGHHSKGVCALDFTADGKSLVSVGIDEFHSIVIWDWKKGERLAKTRGHKDKVFVVKSNPFRMDKLVTLGMKHIKFWQHSGGGLTFKRGIFGNLGKQETMMSACYGRSEDFVFSGATNGDVYIWRETTLVKTVKAHDGPVFAMCSLDKGFVTGGKDGVVELWDDMFERCLKTYAIKRALLSPSSKGLLLEDNPSIRAITLGHGHILVGTKNGEILEIDKSGPMTLLVQGHMEGEVWGLATHPLLPVCATVGDDKTLRMWELSANHRMVAVRKLKKGGRCCAFSPDGKVLAVGLNDGSFLVVNADTLEDMVTFHHRRELISDIRFSQDAGKYLAVASQDSFVDIYNVLTSKRVGICKGVGSFITHVDWDSRGKLLQINTGNKEQLFFEAPRGRKQNISTAEFDKLDWASWTSVLGPTCEGIWPTYGFVNAASLTKDRKLLATGDDFGYLKLFSFPCRGQFAKFKKYVAHSANVTNVRWANDDATLLSVGGADTALMIWTREPPGHKESKVVDSEESDNDTEEDGGYDSDVAREKAVDYVTKVYSSSIRKMTGTKPHLQHKELPVDERPSVSRATPQPEKLLKNNVTKMKKAVEELQLEHVFGYRGFDCRNNLHYLNDGADIIFHTAAAVVIQNLSSGTQSFYLEHTDDILCLTVNQHPKYQNVIATGQIGDITDLPEADMSGFAPSIHVWDAMTKQTLSILRCSHAKGVGYVNFSATGKLLLSVGVEPEHVITVWRWQEGTRITSKGGHPERIFVVEFRPDSDTQFVSVGIKHIKFWTLVGGSLVYKKGVIGSVEDGRTQTMLSVAFGANNLTFTGAINGDVYVWREHFLVRVVAKAHSGPVFTMYTTLRDGLIVTGGKERPTKEGGAVKLWDQEMKRCRAFQLETGQPVENVRSVCRGKGKILVGTKDGEIIEVGEKNAASNTMINGHTQGGIWGLSAHPFKDVFISASDDGTIRIWDLADKKLLNKVTLGHPAKCVSYSPNGEMVSIGMENGEFIILLVNSLSVWSKKRDRSVAIQDVRFSPDNRFLAVGSLESAVDFYDLSLGPSLNRIGYCKDIPGFVIQMDFSADSKHIQVSTSTYTRQVHEVPSGKIVTEPLAIERITWATWTSILGDEVLGIWPRNADKADVNCACVSHAGLNLVTGDDFGLIKLFDFPCSEKFGKHKRYFGHSAHVTNVRFSCDDKFVISAGGSDCSLLVWKCQ; translated from the exons ATGGCCGACAAGACCGCGCCACGCTGCCAGCTGAGGTTGGAGTGGGTGCACGGCTACCGAGGTCACCAGTGTCGCAACAACCTGTTCTACACAGCCGGCAAGGAACTGGTTTACTTTGTCGCCGGGGTGGGCGTGGTCTACAACGCCAGAGAGCATGCCCAGAAGTTCTACCTGGGACACaacgatgacatcatcag CCTGGCGCTCCATCCCGACAAAGTCCAAGTGGCAACGGGTCAGGTGGGAAAAGAACCGTACATCTGTGTGTGGGACACGTACGCCATGCAGACGGTCTCCATCTTGCGTGACGTGCACACGCATGGCGTTGCCTGTCTGGCTTTTGATGCTGACGGACAG cGACTGGCCTCGGTGGGTCTCGACGCCAAGAACACCTTGTGTGTGTGGGACTGGAAGAGAGGACGAGTCCTCGCCACAGCGACTGGCCACTCGGACAGA ATTTTCGATGTGGCCTGGGATCTCTTTGTTTCCAGTCGATTGGTCAGCTGCGGCGTCAAACACATCAAG TTCTGGACTTTGTGCGGAAACGCTTTGACTCCCAAGAGAGGAATTTTCGGGAAAACGGGCGACCTTCAGACCATCTTGTGTGTCGCCACCGCCAAGGAGCAGACCACTTACTCGGGCGCGCTCAATGGCGACGTGTACGTGTGGCGAGGGATCTCCCTGGTTAGGACGATACAGGCAGCACACGga GCGGGGATCTTCAGCATGCACGCCTGTGAGGAAGGTTTTGCCACCGGAGGACGAGACGGTTGCGTGCGACTGTGGGACGTCGACTTCAAACCCATCACCAAAATCGACCTTCGAGAAGCCGAGCAGGGATACAAAG GTCTGTCCATCCGCAGCGTCTGCTGGAAGGCCGACCGTATTCTGGCGGGGACGCAGGACAGCGAGATCTTCGAGGTCATGGTCCGGGAGCGGGACAAACCGGTTCTGCTGATGCAGGGTCACAGTGAGGGTGAACTCTGGGCGCTGGACCTCCATCCTAAACAACCTGTCGCTGTCACCGGGAGCGACGACCGCTCCGTCAG GCTGTGGAGTCTTCCGGATCGAACCCTGCTGGCTCGCTGTAACATGGAGGAATCAGTGCGAAGTATTTCCTTCAACAATGACGGATCTCAGCTGGCTTTGGGAATGAAGGACGGCTCCTTCACGGTCCTGCGAGTCAG GGACATGACGGAAGTGGTGCACATCAAGGACCGCAAGGAGGTCATACACGAGCTCAAGTTTTCGCCAGACGGCTCCTTCTTAGCGGTGGGGTCCAATGACGGCGTGGTTGACATCTACGCCGTCGCCCAGCGATTTAAAAAAGTGGGCGAGTGCGGCCATTCCACTTCGTTCATCACCCACCTGGATTGGTCTGTGGATTCCCGTTTCCTGCAAACTAACGACGGTGCTGGAGAACGTCTCTTTTACCGGATGCCAG GTAAAATGCTATCCAAGGAAGAGGCCAAGGGTATCCACTGGATGACGTGGACCGGGGTCCTGGGCCCGGAGGTAAACAGCATCTGGCCCAAATACTCGAACCTCACCAACGTCAACTCTGTGGATGCCAACTACAGCAGCGCCGTGCTGGTGACCGGCGACGACCTCGGTCTTGTTAAACTCTTCAGGTTCCCGTGTCTCAAGAAAG GCGCCAAATTCAAGAAGTACATCGGTCATTCCGCACATGTGACCAACGTTCGATGGTCCAATGACCTGCAGTGGGTCATCAGTACCGGTGGTGCCGATCACGCCGTCTTCCAGTGGCGGTTCCTACCCGAGGGTGTTATGAATGGCGTCCTGGAACCCCTCCTCCAAG AAGGCTATGCGGACTCCAACAGTGGCGACTCGGATTCAGACGTTTCCGACGTGCCGGAGATCGACTCGGACATCGAGCAGGAATCTCAGCACAACTATGAGCGTCAG GTGTACAAGGACGACCTCCCGCAGCTGCGGAGGAAGCTGATTGGTTCCCTAAAGAGGCAGAAAGCTCCGGAGGAGGGGCTTCGCCTGCAGTTTGTTCACGG GTACCGCGGCTTCGACTGTCGTAACAACCTGTTCTACAGTCAGACTGGGGAGGTGGTCTACCATGTGGCCGCCGTGGCGGTGGTCTACAACCGCCTGCAGCACAGTCAGAGGTTCTACCAGGGCCATGATGACGACATCCTCAGCCTCACCGTGCACCCGCTGAAAGACTACGCGGCCACTGCACAG GTGGGCCGGGACCCTGCCATCCACGTCTGGGACATCCCCACTCTGAAATGTCTGTCGCTGCTCAAAGGTCACCACAGCAAAGGAGTTTGTGCGCTCGACTTCACAG CGGATGGTAAGAGTTTGGTGTCCGTTGGAATCGATGAATTTCACTCCATCGTCATCTGGGATTGGAAGAAAGGCGAACGACTTGCTAAAACCAG GGGCCACAAGGACAAGGTTTTTGTGGTGAAGAGTAATCCGTTCAGGATGGACAAGCTGGTGACGTTGGGGATGAAACACATCAAGTTCTGGCAGCACTCGG GCGGTGGTCTGACATTCAAACGTGGGATTTTCGGGAACCTTGGCAAGCAGGAGACAATGATGTCGGCGTGTTACGGTCGCTCGGAGGACTTCGTCTTCTCAGGGGCGACAAATGGCGACGTTTACATCTGGAGAGAGACAACACTTGTGAAGACCGTCAAGGCCCACGACGGTCCCGTGTTTGCCATGTGCTCCCTGGACAAG GGTTTCGTGACAGGCGGGAAAGACGGCGTGGTGGAACTCTGGGATGACATGTTTGAAAGATGCCTGAAGACCTACGCCATCAAGAGGGCGCTTCTATCGCCGTCCTCCAAAG GCCTGCTCCTGGAAGACAACCCGTCCATCAGAGCCATCACTCTGGGTCACGGCCACATTCTGGTTGGGACCAAGAACGGAGAAATTTTGGAGATTGACAAGAGCGGCCCAATGACACTGCTGGTTCAG GGTCACATGGAAGGCGAGGTTTGGGGTTTGGCCACTCACCcgctacttcctgtctgtgccACCGTTGGCGATGACAAAACCCTGCGTATGTGGGAGCTGTCAGCCAATCACCGCATGGTTGCCGTGCGTAAGCTTAAAAAAG GTGGGCGGTGCTGCGCCTTCTCGCCAGATGGCAAAGTGCTAGCGGTGGGCCTGAACGATGGCAGCTTCCTGGTTGTGAACGCCGATACGTTGGAGGACATGGTGACCTTCCATCACCGGCGAGAGCTCATCTCCGACATACGCTTCTCCCAAG ACGCAGGGAAGTACCTGGCCGTGGCGTCGCAGGATTCCTTCGTGGACATCTACAACGTGCTGACCAGCAAGAGAGTCGGTATCTGTAAAGGAGTCGGTAGCTTCATCACTCACGTTGATTGGGACTCCAGAG GAAAACTTCTGCAGATCAACACGGGAAACAAAGAACAACTTTTCTTTGAGGCTCCAAGAGGACGCAAACAGAACATCAGCACGGCCGAG TTTGACAAACTGGACTGGGCCAGCTGGACTTCTGTTTTGGGTCCCACCTGCGAGGGAATATGGCCAACGTATGGATTTGTGAACGCCGCCTCGCTCACCAAAGACCGTAAACTGCTCGCCACCGGGGACGACTTCGGGTATCTGAAGCTTTTCAGCTTCCCGTGCAGG GGTCAGTTTGCCAAATTCAAGAAGTACGTGGCTCACAGCGCCAATGTGACCAATGTCCGCTGGGCCAATGACGACGCCACGTTGCTGTCAGTGGGTGGGGCCGACACGGCGCTCATGATCTGGACCAGAGAGCCTCCAGGTCATAAAGAGAGCAAAGTCGTCGACAGCGAAGAGTCTGACAATGACACAGAGGAGGACGGAG gctATGACAGCGATGTGGCGCGGGAGAAGGCAGTGGACTACGTGACCAAGGTCTACTCCTCCAGCATCAGGAAGATGACAGGAACTAAACCTCACCTGCAGCACAAGGAACTTCCTGTCGATGAGAG ACCTTCAGTGAGTCGCGCAACACCACAGCCTGAAAAACTTCTGAAGAACAACGTGACCAAGATGAAGAAAGCAGTGGAA GAACTTCAATTGGAGCACGTTTTTGGCTACAGAGGATTTGACTGTCGCAATAACCTGCATTACCTCAACGACGGTGCCGACATAATCTTCCACACCGCTGCTGCCGTGGTGATCCAGAACCTGTCTTCCG GAACTCAGAGTTTCTATCTGGAGCACACAGACGACATTCTCTGCCTGACTGTCAACCAGCATCCCAAATACCAAAACGTCATCGCCACGGGGCAGATCG GTGACATCACGGACCTGCCAG aAGCTGACATGTCTG GCTTTGCGCCTTCTATCCACGTGTGGGACGCCATGACCAAGCAGACTCTGTCCATCCTGCGTTGCTCCCATGCTAAAGGTGTGGGCTACGTTAACTTTAGCGCGACTGGGAAGCTTCTGCTGTCTGTAGGGGTGGAACCTGAACATGTGATCACAGTTTGGAGGTGGCAGGAAG GCACCAGGATCACAAGTAAAGGTGGCCACCCTGAACGCATCTTTGTGGTGGAGTTCAGACCAGACTCGGACACCCAGTTTGTGTCGGTGGGAATCAAACACATCAAGTTTTGGACTCTGGTCGGAGGTTCGTTGGTGTACAAGAAAGGTGTGATCGGTTCCGTGGAGGACGGACGCACACAGACCATGTTGTCTGTGGCTTTTGGTGCT AACAACCTGACATTCACCGGTGCCATAAATGGAGACGTGTACGTGTGGCGGGAACACTTCCTGGTCCGGGTGGTGGCAAAGGCGCACAGTGGTCCGGTGTTCACGATGTACACCACGCTCAGGGACGGCCTCATTGTCACCGGTGGAAAAGAACGCCC GACCAAGGAAGGCGGTGCTGTCAAACTCTGGGACCAGGAGATGAAACGATGCCGAGCCTTTCAGTTGGAGACCGGCCAACCAGTGGAGAACGTCCGATCCGTCTGCAGGGGGAAG GGCAAGATCCTGGTAGGAACCAAAGACGGTGAGATCATCGAGGTCGGAGAAAAGAATGCCGCCTCCAACACCATGATCAATGGACACACGCAAGGCGGGATTTGGGGTTTGTCCGCTCACCCTTTTAAGGACGTTTTCATCTCGGCCAGCGATGACGGAACCATCCGTATTTGGGATCTGGCTGATAAG AAACTCCTCAACAAAGTGACTTTGGGACATCCTGCTAAGTGTGTGTCCTACAGTCCAAATGGAGAGATGGTCTCCATCGGAATGGAGAACGGAGAGTTCATCATCCTGCTGGTTAATTCGCTGAGTGTGTGGAGCAAGAAAAGAGACCGGAGCGTCGCAATCCAGGACGTACG CTTTAGCCCGGACAACCGCTTTCTGGCAGTAGGTTCCCTTGAAAGCGCCGTGGACTTCTACGACCTTTCTTTAGGACCGTCGCTCAACCGCATTGGGTACTGCAAAGACATTCCGGGATTCGTAATCCAGATGGACTTCTCCGCTGACAGCAAGCACATTCAG GTGTCCACCAGCACCTACACTCGACAAGTGCATGAAGTTCCTTCAGGGAAGATCGTCACAGAGCCGTTAGCGATTGAGAGGATCACTTGGGCTACCTGGACCAG CATCCTAGGTGACGAGGTTCTCGGGATTTGGCCACGTAACGCCGACAAGGCGGATGTCAACTGCGCCTGCGTATCCCACGCCGGCCTCAACCTGGTGACCGGAGACGACTTCGGACTCATTAAGCTCTTCGACTTCCCGTGCTCGGAAAAATTT GGGAAACACAAACGTTACTTCGGTCATTCTGCTCATGTGACCAACGTCCGCTTCTCCTGCGATGACAAGTTCGTCATCAGCGCCGGTGGAAGCGACTGCAG TTTGCTCGTGTGGAAATGTCAATAA
- the LOC131125828 gene encoding echinoderm microtubule-associated protein-like 6 isoform X10 yields the protein MADKTAPRCQLRLEWVHGYRGHQCRNNLFYTAGKELVYFVAGVGVVYNAREHAQKFYLGHNDDIISLALHPDKVQVATGQVGKEPYICVWDTYAMQTVSILRDVHTHGVACLAFDADGQRLASVGLDAKNTLCVWDWKRGRVLATATGHSDRIFDVAWDLFVSSRLVSCGVKHIKFWTLCGNALTPKRGIFGKTGDLQTILCVATAKEQTTYSGALNGDVYVWRGISLVRTIQAAHGAGIFSMHACEEGFATGGRDGCVRLWDVDFKPITKIDLREAEQGYKGRDSNISHPSITRRRAGFHAVSGLSIRSVCWKADRILAGTQDSEIFEVMVRERDKPVLLMQGHSEGELWALDLHPKQPVAVTGSDDRSVRLWSLPDRTLLARCNMEESVRSISFNNDGSQLALGMKDGSFTVLRVRDMTEVVHIKDRKEVIHELKFSPDGSFLAVGSNDGVVDIYAVAQRFKKVGECGHSTSFITHLDWSVDSRFLQTNDGAGERLFYRMPGKMLSKEEAKGIHWMTWTGVLGPEVNSIWPKYSNLTNVNSVDANYSSAVLVTGDDLGLVKLFRFPCLKKGAKFKKYIGHSAHVTNVRWSNDLQWVISTGGADHAVFQWRFLPEGVMNGVLEPLLQEGYADSNSGDSDSDVSDVPEIDSDIEQESQHNYERQVYKDDLPQLRRKLIGSLKRQKAPEEGLRLQFVHGYRGFDCRNNLFYSQTGEVVYHVAAVAVVYNRLQHSQRFYQGHDDDILSLTVHPLKDYAATAQVGRDPAIHVWDIPTLKCLSLLKGHHSKGVCALDFTADGKSLVSVGIDEFHSIVIWDWKKGERLAKTRGHKDKVFVVKSNPFRMDKLVTLGMKHIKFWQHSGGGLTFKRGIFGNLGKQETMMSACYGRSEDFVFSGATNGDVYIWRETTLVKTVKAHDGPVFAMCSLDKGFVTGGKDGVVELWDDMFERCLKTYAIKRALLSPSSKGLLLEDNPSIRAITLGHGHILVGTKNGEILEIDKSGPMTLLVQGHMEGEVWGLATHPLLPVCATVGDDKTLRMWELSANHRMVAVRKLKKGGRCCAFSPDGKVLAVGLNDGSFLVVNADTLEDMVTFHHRRELISDIRFSQDAGKYLAVASQDSFVDIYNVLTSKRVGICKGVGSFITHVDWDSRGKLLQINTGNKEQLFFEAPRGRKQNISTAEFDKLDWASWTSVLGPTCEGIWPTYGFVNAASLTKDRKLLATGDDFGYLKLFSFPCRGQFAKFKKYVAHSANVTNVRWANDDATLLSVGGADTALMIWTREPPGHKESKVVDSEESDNDTEEDGGYDSDVAREKAVDYVTKVYSSSIRKMTGTKPHLQHKELPVDERYPLIIGWRCSCSWSHSGFQRSRPSVSRATPQPEKLLKNNVTKMKKAVEELQLEHVFGYRGFDCRNNLHYLNDGADIIFHTAAAVVIQNLSSGTQSFYLEHTDDILCLTVNQHPKYQNVIATGQIGDITDLPEADMSGFAPSIHVWDAMTKQTLSILRCSHAKGVGYVNFSATGKLLLSVGVEPEHVITVWRWQEGTRITSKGGHPERIFVVEFRPDSDTQFVSVGIKHIKFWTLVGGSLVYKKGVIGSVEDGRTQTMLSVAFGANNLTFTGAINGDVYVWREHFLVRVVAKAHSGPVFTMYTTLRDGLIVTGGKERPRCCQTLGPGDETMPSLSVGDRPTSGERPIRLQGEGQDPGRNQRR from the exons ATGGCCGACAAGACCGCGCCACGCTGCCAGCTGAGGTTGGAGTGGGTGCACGGCTACCGAGGTCACCAGTGTCGCAACAACCTGTTCTACACAGCCGGCAAGGAACTGGTTTACTTTGTCGCCGGGGTGGGCGTGGTCTACAACGCCAGAGAGCATGCCCAGAAGTTCTACCTGGGACACaacgatgacatcatcag CCTGGCGCTCCATCCCGACAAAGTCCAAGTGGCAACGGGTCAGGTGGGAAAAGAACCGTACATCTGTGTGTGGGACACGTACGCCATGCAGACGGTCTCCATCTTGCGTGACGTGCACACGCATGGCGTTGCCTGTCTGGCTTTTGATGCTGACGGACAG cGACTGGCCTCGGTGGGTCTCGACGCCAAGAACACCTTGTGTGTGTGGGACTGGAAGAGAGGACGAGTCCTCGCCACAGCGACTGGCCACTCGGACAGA ATTTTCGATGTGGCCTGGGATCTCTTTGTTTCCAGTCGATTGGTCAGCTGCGGCGTCAAACACATCAAG TTCTGGACTTTGTGCGGAAACGCTTTGACTCCCAAGAGAGGAATTTTCGGGAAAACGGGCGACCTTCAGACCATCTTGTGTGTCGCCACCGCCAAGGAGCAGACCACTTACTCGGGCGCGCTCAATGGCGACGTGTACGTGTGGCGAGGGATCTCCCTGGTTAGGACGATACAGGCAGCACACGga GCGGGGATCTTCAGCATGCACGCCTGTGAGGAAGGTTTTGCCACCGGAGGACGAGACGGTTGCGTGCGACTGTGGGACGTCGACTTCAAACCCATCACCAAAATCGACCTTCGAGAAGCCGAGCAGGGATACAAAGGTCGGGATTCAAACATTAGCCATCCGAGCATCACTCGACGTCGCGCTGGTTTTCACGCCGTTTCAGGTCTGTCCATCCGCAGCGTCTGCTGGAAGGCCGACCGTATTCTGGCGGGGACGCAGGACAGCGAGATCTTCGAGGTCATGGTCCGGGAGCGGGACAAACCGGTTCTGCTGATGCAGGGTCACAGTGAGGGTGAACTCTGGGCGCTGGACCTCCATCCTAAACAACCTGTCGCTGTCACCGGGAGCGACGACCGCTCCGTCAG GCTGTGGAGTCTTCCGGATCGAACCCTGCTGGCTCGCTGTAACATGGAGGAATCAGTGCGAAGTATTTCCTTCAACAATGACGGATCTCAGCTGGCTTTGGGAATGAAGGACGGCTCCTTCACGGTCCTGCGAGTCAG GGACATGACGGAAGTGGTGCACATCAAGGACCGCAAGGAGGTCATACACGAGCTCAAGTTTTCGCCAGACGGCTCCTTCTTAGCGGTGGGGTCCAATGACGGCGTGGTTGACATCTACGCCGTCGCCCAGCGATTTAAAAAAGTGGGCGAGTGCGGCCATTCCACTTCGTTCATCACCCACCTGGATTGGTCTGTGGATTCCCGTTTCCTGCAAACTAACGACGGTGCTGGAGAACGTCTCTTTTACCGGATGCCAG GTAAAATGCTATCCAAGGAAGAGGCCAAGGGTATCCACTGGATGACGTGGACCGGGGTCCTGGGCCCGGAGGTAAACAGCATCTGGCCCAAATACTCGAACCTCACCAACGTCAACTCTGTGGATGCCAACTACAGCAGCGCCGTGCTGGTGACCGGCGACGACCTCGGTCTTGTTAAACTCTTCAGGTTCCCGTGTCTCAAGAAAG GCGCCAAATTCAAGAAGTACATCGGTCATTCCGCACATGTGACCAACGTTCGATGGTCCAATGACCTGCAGTGGGTCATCAGTACCGGTGGTGCCGATCACGCCGTCTTCCAGTGGCGGTTCCTACCCGAGGGTGTTATGAATGGCGTCCTGGAACCCCTCCTCCAAG AAGGCTATGCGGACTCCAACAGTGGCGACTCGGATTCAGACGTTTCCGACGTGCCGGAGATCGACTCGGACATCGAGCAGGAATCTCAGCACAACTATGAGCGTCAG GTGTACAAGGACGACCTCCCGCAGCTGCGGAGGAAGCTGATTGGTTCCCTAAAGAGGCAGAAAGCTCCGGAGGAGGGGCTTCGCCTGCAGTTTGTTCACGG GTACCGCGGCTTCGACTGTCGTAACAACCTGTTCTACAGTCAGACTGGGGAGGTGGTCTACCATGTGGCCGCCGTGGCGGTGGTCTACAACCGCCTGCAGCACAGTCAGAGGTTCTACCAGGGCCATGATGACGACATCCTCAGCCTCACCGTGCACCCGCTGAAAGACTACGCGGCCACTGCACAG GTGGGCCGGGACCCTGCCATCCACGTCTGGGACATCCCCACTCTGAAATGTCTGTCGCTGCTCAAAGGTCACCACAGCAAAGGAGTTTGTGCGCTCGACTTCACAG CGGATGGTAAGAGTTTGGTGTCCGTTGGAATCGATGAATTTCACTCCATCGTCATCTGGGATTGGAAGAAAGGCGAACGACTTGCTAAAACCAG GGGCCACAAGGACAAGGTTTTTGTGGTGAAGAGTAATCCGTTCAGGATGGACAAGCTGGTGACGTTGGGGATGAAACACATCAAGTTCTGGCAGCACTCGG GCGGTGGTCTGACATTCAAACGTGGGATTTTCGGGAACCTTGGCAAGCAGGAGACAATGATGTCGGCGTGTTACGGTCGCTCGGAGGACTTCGTCTTCTCAGGGGCGACAAATGGCGACGTTTACATCTGGAGAGAGACAACACTTGTGAAGACCGTCAAGGCCCACGACGGTCCCGTGTTTGCCATGTGCTCCCTGGACAAG GGTTTCGTGACAGGCGGGAAAGACGGCGTGGTGGAACTCTGGGATGACATGTTTGAAAGATGCCTGAAGACCTACGCCATCAAGAGGGCGCTTCTATCGCCGTCCTCCAAAG GCCTGCTCCTGGAAGACAACCCGTCCATCAGAGCCATCACTCTGGGTCACGGCCACATTCTGGTTGGGACCAAGAACGGAGAAATTTTGGAGATTGACAAGAGCGGCCCAATGACACTGCTGGTTCAG GGTCACATGGAAGGCGAGGTTTGGGGTTTGGCCACTCACCcgctacttcctgtctgtgccACCGTTGGCGATGACAAAACCCTGCGTATGTGGGAGCTGTCAGCCAATCACCGCATGGTTGCCGTGCGTAAGCTTAAAAAAG GTGGGCGGTGCTGCGCCTTCTCGCCAGATGGCAAAGTGCTAGCGGTGGGCCTGAACGATGGCAGCTTCCTGGTTGTGAACGCCGATACGTTGGAGGACATGGTGACCTTCCATCACCGGCGAGAGCTCATCTCCGACATACGCTTCTCCCAAG ACGCAGGGAAGTACCTGGCCGTGGCGTCGCAGGATTCCTTCGTGGACATCTACAACGTGCTGACCAGCAAGAGAGTCGGTATCTGTAAAGGAGTCGGTAGCTTCATCACTCACGTTGATTGGGACTCCAGAG GAAAACTTCTGCAGATCAACACGGGAAACAAAGAACAACTTTTCTTTGAGGCTCCAAGAGGACGCAAACAGAACATCAGCACGGCCGAG TTTGACAAACTGGACTGGGCCAGCTGGACTTCTGTTTTGGGTCCCACCTGCGAGGGAATATGGCCAACGTATGGATTTGTGAACGCCGCCTCGCTCACCAAAGACCGTAAACTGCTCGCCACCGGGGACGACTTCGGGTATCTGAAGCTTTTCAGCTTCCCGTGCAGG GGTCAGTTTGCCAAATTCAAGAAGTACGTGGCTCACAGCGCCAATGTGACCAATGTCCGCTGGGCCAATGACGACGCCACGTTGCTGTCAGTGGGTGGGGCCGACACGGCGCTCATGATCTGGACCAGAGAGCCTCCAGGTCATAAAGAGAGCAAAGTCGTCGACAGCGAAGAGTCTGACAATGACACAGAGGAGGACGGAG gctATGACAGCGATGTGGCGCGGGAGAAGGCAGTGGACTACGTGACCAAGGTCTACTCCTCCAGCATCAGGAAGATGACAGGAACTAAACCTCACCTGCAGCACAAGGAACTTCCTGTCGATGAGAGGTACCCGCTGATCATTGGTTGGCGATGTTCTTGCTCTTGGTCTCATTCCGGTTTTCAACGTTCCAGACCTTCAGTGAGTCGCGCAACACCACAGCCTGAAAAACTTCTGAAGAACAACGTGACCAAGATGAAGAAAGCAGTGGAA GAACTTCAATTGGAGCACGTTTTTGGCTACAGAGGATTTGACTGTCGCAATAACCTGCATTACCTCAACGACGGTGCCGACATAATCTTCCACACCGCTGCTGCCGTGGTGATCCAGAACCTGTCTTCCG GAACTCAGAGTTTCTATCTGGAGCACACAGACGACATTCTCTGCCTGACTGTCAACCAGCATCCCAAATACCAAAACGTCATCGCCACGGGGCAGATCG GTGACATCACGGACCTGCCAG aAGCTGACATGTCTG GCTTTGCGCCTTCTATCCACGTGTGGGACGCCATGACCAAGCAGACTCTGTCCATCCTGCGTTGCTCCCATGCTAAAGGTGTGGGCTACGTTAACTTTAGCGCGACTGGGAAGCTTCTGCTGTCTGTAGGGGTGGAACCTGAACATGTGATCACAGTTTGGAGGTGGCAGGAAG GCACCAGGATCACAAGTAAAGGTGGCCACCCTGAACGCATCTTTGTGGTGGAGTTCAGACCAGACTCGGACACCCAGTTTGTGTCGGTGGGAATCAAACACATCAAGTTTTGGACTCTGGTCGGAGGTTCGTTGGTGTACAAGAAAGGTGTGATCGGTTCCGTGGAGGACGGACGCACACAGACCATGTTGTCTGTGGCTTTTGGTGCT AACAACCTGACATTCACCGGTGCCATAAATGGAGACGTGTACGTGTGGCGGGAACACTTCCTGGTCCGGGTGGTGGCAAAGGCGCACAGTGGTCCGGTGTTCACGATGTACACCACGCTCAGGGACGGCCTCATTGTCACCGGTGGAAAAGAACGCCC GCGGTGCTGTCAAACTCTGGGACCAGGAGATGAAACGATGCCGAGCCTTTCAGTTGGAGACCGGCCAACCAGTGGAGAACGTCCGATCCGTCTGCAGGGGGAAG GGCAAGATCCTGGTAGGAACCAAAGACGGTGA